The Triticum aestivum cultivar Chinese Spring chromosome 3A, IWGSC CS RefSeq v2.1, whole genome shotgun sequence genome includes a region encoding these proteins:
- the LOC123059796 gene encoding rust resistance kinase Lr10-like isoform X8 — MGLLLDFLSQLQNGHILGSSRHAWKIQGVLAVLSRLDFAPLSVLIFLAYKYWQTKISVDAVERFLQMQLALGPTRYAYTDITAITSHFKEKLGQGGYGSVYKGVLPGDVHVAIKMLVSSMSNGEEFISEVSSIGSIHHVNVVRLVGFCSEKMRRALVYEYMPHGSLEKYIFSPEKSFSSDKLNQIALGIARGIDYLHRGCDMQILHFDIKPHNILLDSDFTPKIADFGLAKLYPRDNSFLPVSAARGTVGYIAPEMVSRSFGAISSKSDVYSFGMLLLEMAGGRRNVDPQASRSQTYYPSWVYNQLSRQEAVGIHQVERKLCVVALWCIQMKPDDRPAMSEVLDMLEAGIDGLEMPPEPFFCGDEYAPAADSSVLSELSTLSE; from the exons ATGGGTTTGCTCTTAGATTTCCTTTCCCAGCTCCAGAATGGACATATTCTTGGATCCTCAAGACATGCCTGGAAAATTCAAGGAG TGTTGGCAGTACTATCCAGGTTAGACTTTGCACCGTTGTCTGTATTGATCTTCCTTGCCTACAAGTACTGGCAAACAAAGATATCAGTTGACGCAGTTGAGAGGTTCCTCCAGATGCAACTAGCCCTTGGCCCAACAAGGTACGCTTACACAGACATCACTGCGATCACTAGCCACTTCAAAGAGAAGTTGGGACAAGGAGGCTATGGGTCTGTGTACAAAGGTGTGCTTCCTGGTGACGTCCATGTTGCCATCAAAATGTTGGTCAGTTCCATGTCCAATGGAGAAGAATTCATCAGTGAGGTGTCCAGCATCGGAAGCATACACCATGTCAATGTAGTGCGTCTGGTGGGTTTCTGCTCAGAGAAAATGAGGAGGGCTCTTGTTTATGAGTACATGCCCCATGGATCTCTTGAGAAGTACATCTTCTCGCCAGAGAAGAGTTTCTCATCGGACAAGCTCAATCAGATTGCTCTGGGCATTGCCAGAGGGATCGACTACCTGCACCGAGGGTGTGATATGCAGATATTACACTTCGACATCAAGCCGCACAACATCCTGTTAGACAGTGATTTCACCCCAAAAATTGCTGACTTTGGGCTGGCGAAACTGTACCCCAGGGACAACAGCTTTTTGCCAGTGAGTGCTGCCCGGGGAACAGTTGGTTACATAGCTCCTGAGATGGTGTCCCGTAGCTTTGGCGCCATATCCTCCAAGTCTGATGTCTACAGCTTCGGGATGTTGTTGCTAGAGATGGCCGGAGGACGGAGGAACGTGGACCCACAAGCATCAAGAAGCCAGACGTACTACCCGTCATGGGTGTACAATCAGCTGTCTCGGCAAGAGGCTGTTGGTATCCATCAGGTGGAGAGGAAGCTGTGCGTCGTTGCGCTTTGGTGCATCCAGATGAAGCCAGACGATCGACCGGCCATGAGCGAGGTGCTAGACATGCTCGAAGCTGGCATCGATGGCCTGGAGATGCCTCCTGAGCCCTTCTTCTGCGGGGACGAGTATGCTCCTGCTGCAGATTCTTCAGTATTATCAGAGTTAAGTACATTATCGGAGTGA
- the LOC123059796 gene encoding rust resistance kinase Lr10-like isoform X4, with protein sequence MDIFLDPQDMPGKFKEMSSSSIQNKISVIFAIDVRFLGCVKNNSLSKYTKLYWAVLVIVSAISIMKLIIVLAVLSRLDFAPLSVLIFLAYKYWQTKISVDAVERFLQMQLALGPTRYAYTDITAITSHFKEKLGQGGYGSVYKGVLPGDVHVAIKMLVSSMSNGEEFISEVSSIGSIHHVNVVRLVGFCSEKMRRALVYEYMPHGSLEKYIFSPEKSFSSDKLNQIALGIARGIDYLHRGCDMQILHFDIKPHNILLDSDFTPKIADFGLAKLYPRDNSFLPVSAARGTVGYIAPEMVSRSFGAISSKSDVYSFGMLLLEMAGGRRNVDPQASRSQTYYPSWVYNQLSRQEAVGIHQVERKLCVVALWCIQMKPDDRPAMSEVLDMLEAGIDGLEMPPEPFFCGDEYAPAADSSVLSELSTLSE encoded by the exons ATGGACATATTCTTGGATCCTCAAGACATGCCTGGAAAATTCAAGGAG ATGTCTAGTTCAAGCATCCAAAATAAGATTTCTGTGATTTTTGCCATCGACGTGCGTTTCTTGGGATGTGTAAAAAACAACTCCTTGTCTAAATACACTAAATTGTATTGGGCTGTGTTAGTCATAGTATCTGCTATAAGTATCATGAAGCTCATTATCG TGTTGGCAGTACTATCCAGGTTAGACTTTGCACCGTTGTCTGTATTGATCTTCCTTGCCTACAAGTACTGGCAAACAAAGATATCAGTTGACGCAGTTGAGAGGTTCCTCCAGATGCAACTAGCCCTTGGCCCAACAAGGTACGCTTACACAGACATCACTGCGATCACTAGCCACTTCAAAGAGAAGTTGGGACAAGGAGGCTATGGGTCTGTGTACAAAGGTGTGCTTCCTGGTGACGTCCATGTTGCCATCAAAATGTTGGTCAGTTCCATGTCCAATGGAGAAGAATTCATCAGTGAGGTGTCCAGCATCGGAAGCATACACCATGTCAATGTAGTGCGTCTGGTGGGTTTCTGCTCAGAGAAAATGAGGAGGGCTCTTGTTTATGAGTACATGCCCCATGGATCTCTTGAGAAGTACATCTTCTCGCCAGAGAAGAGTTTCTCATCGGACAAGCTCAATCAGATTGCTCTGGGCATTGCCAGAGGGATCGACTACCTGCACCGAGGGTGTGATATGCAGATATTACACTTCGACATCAAGCCGCACAACATCCTGTTAGACAGTGATTTCACCCCAAAAATTGCTGACTTTGGGCTGGCGAAACTGTACCCCAGGGACAACAGCTTTTTGCCAGTGAGTGCTGCCCGGGGAACAGTTGGTTACATAGCTCCTGAGATGGTGTCCCGTAGCTTTGGCGCCATATCCTCCAAGTCTGATGTCTACAGCTTCGGGATGTTGTTGCTAGAGATGGCCGGAGGACGGAGGAACGTGGACCCACAAGCATCAAGAAGCCAGACGTACTACCCGTCATGGGTGTACAATCAGCTGTCTCGGCAAGAGGCTGTTGGTATCCATCAGGTGGAGAGGAAGCTGTGCGTCGTTGCGCTTTGGTGCATCCAGATGAAGCCAGACGATCGACCGGCCATGAGCGAGGTGCTAGACATGCTCGAAGCTGGCATCGATGGCCTGGAGATGCCTCCTGAGCCCTTCTTCTGCGGGGACGAGTATGCTCCTGCTGCAGATTCTTCAGTATTATCAGAGTTAAGTACATTATCGGAGTGA